AAGAACCTAACAAAAGAGAAATTTATTCATGATATGatgaaatatgtattttatttcacAACTCTtactaaaatgttttatatttattttagtgcTGTCATATGATTACATATTTTAATCAAATGAATCACACTTTTAATAtggattaatcattattaatcacAGGTTCTTACTCAATTGCATAATTTTTATTAACTTcaaaaatatttggacacaaatccAAGAATAACTTTTTTTTAGGTTTTAGTTTAATGCACTTAATTTATTTCCTCAAAATCTAGCAACAGTTTGATCTAAAGTCCTTGTCAGtgtgtataccaggggtcaccaacccgcgggcaccaggtagcccgcaaggagcagatgagtagcccgctggcctgttctaaaaatagctcaaatagcagcacttaccagtgtgctgcctctattttttaaattgtatttatttacttgcaagctggtctcgctttgctcgacatttttaattctaagagagacaaaactcaaatagaatatgaaaatccaagaaaacttggtcttcacttgtttgaataaattcatttatttttttactttgcttcttataactttcagaaaaacaattttagagacgaaatacaaccttaaaaattattttaagatttttaagcacatatacctttttaccttttaaattccctcctcttcttttctgaccatttaaatcaatgttcaagtatttttttttttattgtaaagaataataaatacattttattttaattcttcattttagcttctgttttttcgacgaagaatatttgtgaaacatttcttcaaacttatgattaaaattcaaaaaaattactctggcaaatctagaaaatctatagaatcaaatgtaaatcctatttcaaagtattttaaatttattttaaaatttttgttctggaaaatctaaaagaaataatgatttgtctttgttagaaatataactcggtccaatttgttacatattataaaaaaaagtgcagattggattttaagctatttaaaacatgtcatcaaaattctaaaattattcttaatcaggaaaaattactaatgatgttccgtaaattattattatttttttccaaaaagattcaaattagatagtttttctcttgatttttttcgtttgaattttgactttctaacagtcaaaattgaatataaactatgcttcaaaatttaatgttcatttttttcgtgttttctcctcttttaaaccgttcaattaagtatttttttcatcatttattctttacaaaaaaccttccgtaaaaggaaaaaaaatgtaagatggaatgacagacagaaatacccatttatatatatatactgtatatatttattaaaggtaaattgagcaaattgcacatttctggcaatttatttaagtgtgtatcaaactggtagcctttcgcattaatcagtacccaagaagtagctcttggtttcaaaaaggttggtgacccctggtgtatacaGTAAGAAAAATCtgccagcgagcacaccagtcAGAGTCTCCTCACTGATTTTTGCAGTGACTTATGTAATGACCTGACCCTGACCGTATAACAACATGCTCCGCCTTTTAGGCAACCATCCACAGTTAAGGTAAAACAATCTCTAGTCTGTGCATATACATGATAAATTgcgattatttttttgtaattattgtcATGAATTAACTTGTTAATTTTGACAGTCCTAATTTATTTCCAAGTTACAAATATGGTAATGTTTTTTGACATTGTGGCCTTAACAGGACTTTATTTGTGTTTCAAAAGGTACATTTTATAATCTGTTTCAGCACAAACTTGTGAAATGGAAACAAATTGAAATGCATGGGATGCTTTCGTCCACTCAGACTTTTTTTTACCTGTCTGACCAAAGTTACTTCTACTTGCTGGTGCCTGAAAACAAATGTGCCCTAATATTTTTAGAATAAACATCGCTGCAAAATAGAAAATAGACATTTTTAACCGACCCAACTCTACTCAGATGAGGTATGCCACTTTTGCAGAACTGACATAACTAACTTAAGCCACAGTATTCTTAACACCTTCAAAATTTATTCAAATCAGATCCATCATAGAAAGGAATATTTGTTATAATCAGAAAATAGCTATTTATTCAGTAGTCACTTGAAATTACTCTAAGTATCATGTATTTATATTAGGGATGTAAAGGTATCAACATCTCATGGTACAAAATTGTCTCGATATTCAGCCCACTATTATTGTGGTatgtgtccaaaaaaaaaaaaagacttggcatagtgtgtaaaatgaagtggcaggaatgtttaggatagaCACAATTACTGTAATTCAACACAGACGTAATGCTCAAATGTTCTAATCAAATGTATCACTCCaaaaaagtatatatgtatatttttttaaatatactttgAGTTAGGTGTCTTTTAACTGACAATATAACTATCCAGTGTAACAAAATGTTATTGTTTTgtaaacacatatgtatgtatatatatatatatatatatatatatatacacatacacacacacacatacatatatatatatatatatatatatatatacagatctatatatagatatatatatgcatatgtgtatctatagatatatatctatgtatatatatgaagtgaagtatatttatttagctcttttctcaagtgactcaaagcgctttacatagtgaaacccaatatctaagttacatttaaaccagtgtgggtggcactgggagcaggtgggtaaagtgtcttgcccaagtacacaacggcagtgactaggatggctgaagcgggaatcgaacctgcaaccctcaggttgctggcacggccactctaccaaccgagctataccgccaaccgagctgtatatatatatatatatatatatatatatatatatatatatatatatatatatatatatatatatatatatatatatatatatatatatatatatatatatatacagttctatatatatatatctatctatatatatatatatatatatatatatatatatatatatatatatatatatatagacgtatataaacatatacatagatatagatacatacatagatatatacacattttctactgcttgtccctttttgggtggcGCGGGGTGCTGgaacttatctcagctgcattcgggcggaaggcggggtacaccctggacaagtcgccaccttatcacagggccaacacagataaacagacaacattttgTCTGTATAACTTTTTGGTCATGAATTAAGCATTTACAAGAATAAAAATGGcctaataaactaaaaatgtctTACTAAAAATTCCATGTCCATGTCCGAAATCAATAAACAGCGCTTATTGCGTGCGAGAGTGCGCGGGTGTGAAAAGAGAAGGAAAAAGAGCAtgcttttgtgtgtttgtgataTTGTATTACTCATATTGTTTTGAAAAAAGTGCTTTTGAAAACTTCCCTGGCCACTGATTTATACATTGTGCACTTTGTTTACATGAATAAATTGATCTGCAAAATATGAGGAAAgtgtcatttttgtattttttgcaaactacaaacacaaaaacaataattGTTTTGATGAGTACAAATGCAATGTTTTAAACTTTGCAAATAAATAGAATTTACAATGGGGGttgaacaatttttgaatgtgACTGTCTATGCTTTAATATCATATTAATTAACTGAAATCCTCAGGAAAAGCTACTCTAGCTGGCATGAGCTAGCGATATTTTTGACaaacatttactgtaatatttttggCACGTCTACAGTTGTCAGTGAGAACTTTCAGCATTTGAAATTAAAGGACACGCAGTGAAGCCCAAGTCAATATTTCTCAAAAAATCCAGACACAAGGAAGGCATTATTTGTCACTCCACCTTAATGTCTCCTTCACCTCCTCTGCATGAAAAAAACCACCACCATATTAGCCAATGCAGTGGCAGCACACGGAAAGCTAGTAAATATATTGGGCTGTCCTCAGACTTTGACTCCTTTCACACCAGTACAAGGTGTACCACTGTATTCACCGGTCTCCAACATGGCTCGTCTCGGCCTCCCCGTCTTTTTTGTCCTGTGCTTCTCTCTCTTCCAGTCCAGCTATGGACTTCCGCCTCGCATCAAGAAGGCAACTGGTAAGCTTACATTATTATCAGAACGTCATTTTTATTACAGTAGATGTTGACCTAATATTATTTTCTTGTGCATTGAGCTGCAGAGGAGGATGACTTTAAGGGCCAGCTCGAGAAGTTGTGGCGAGAAGTGAATTTATTGAAAGAGATGCAAGCCTTGCAGACAGGTATAGGTGCAATTCTTACAATAATGGCTTAATGAGGTATTTCTTTTTAACAATAGAATTGTGGCCAAAGGTAACTCGGATTTTGTCTTTGGTTACAAAGTAAAACATATTAAGTTAACCCAGCTCCTCATAGTTTGTTTGAACTACATTTACTATTAAACATTGTCGTACATATCATTTTTGTATTCATAGgtttataatatactgtacaataGAGACTGTATCATATCATTAGACATTGGCCAACTCATCTGTAACACCTCCAGTATTTGTTATCATAGTAATAACAGAACTAACAAATAATagtactatcattattattatcattaattgtGATACCAATGTCATGTTTTTTCATGGCAGAGGGTTTGATGCCCTGCCTGTGTCAGAGAGGGCACCAGGCGTAAAGAAAAGAAAACAGACATCCATTTGGTTTACTCACTGTGGCGACCGTTGAcagggaaaaaacacaaaagtggaaaaaaactttaatatttatGTGGGATACTGTATTTATAATTTACTATCTATATAGTTTGTAAACATACACTATATAATAATGGTCATACACTGTACACTAAGTGTCTACCCTTTTGAGTGCAATGGCTTGGAAACATTTtgactgttaaaggggaactgcccttttatggaattttgcctattggccctgcgatgaggtggccacttgtccagggtgtactccgccttcagcctgtttgtagctgaaataggcacccgttcatgtcaggcttggacaaaggaattaactcagatgcagagtatggatacttagtagggcttttattttgactgctctttcacctccagagtcagattAATACAAaatctacaaataacaaaaacagtcagcgaaaaaggttccaaaaagggGAATAACCAAGAATTACtcctaaaaggaggaaaatacaaaaacaaagacaaactaaAATTTGCGCCAAATCTGCTATGAAACTTATACATAACATAAAACgatccaacaggaggaagaaaacaatgattACGAAAATGTCTACACTTAATCTTAAACTAACAATTCTAAACAAAAATTCACTCAAGAAATTTTAGGAAGGAAAGATTAgtagggaaaaaaaataactcaccactttggttgaaaaaaaacaaaatagcaaaattcactctactgaggaggagaaaaagtcaaactcaaaatagcagcatgggaattcaggatccaggaaaataagtgtgggacgaggcaaggcatggacatagaCATGGAAGCGAGACAAGCACGAAAACTCGAGACAATATGGCATggaacaaggggaggcatgggcttatatgacacatgacggtaatgggaaacaggtggaaacaatcaggggtgagggatgacgtcagactgatgacacaagaggggtaagtgatctgaaacaagaggagttgtttttcaaagtaaaacatgcaattcgcaagacggaaaaaaaaacaagacatccctcaccgcggtgtgacagttcACAAGCATTGAAAAAAcaaatacatccgtcgtcatgtctttcataacgattgtgaacaattggcacgttccaaaaaaaagtgcagttaccctttaaaagtagagatgctaaaaaaatataaatcaacCAAAAACAATCAATCTAATTCATTCGTATTCTAAATCAATTCCTCATTTTCAAtcgattaaaaaaactaaaattatatatatatatatatatatatatatatatatatatatatatatatatatatatatatatatatatatgtatgtatataacaaGAAAAGACCATGTGACTGCTGGAGAGACAGCTGACAGGGGGAAATAATGCTACAGACACAACTAAAGAGAGAACACCCCCAGAATCTGCGAGAGCGGGGGCGGAAGATGACTCATCGACGGATACCATGGTTTTAGACCCAGGAACAGAAATGACTACAAGGAAGACTAGCACTGAACAAGAACCAGGCACAGCATTATCATCAACATTGCAGAAAAGGCTCCAGGTGTGTTCTTGTGGTTGGAAGAAAATAACATCTTCACAGGGCTTGAAAATACATCAAGGAAAGAAAGGGTGCATGAGAGAGGGAAAACAGGGATCTCGCATTGATAAGTACTTCTTGAGAAGTCAATCAAATCAGTCGATTGAAGTCCAGCAACGGGAGTCTCACCAAAGATTGCAGGACATCAGCCGCCGTGAGGAACGAAACTCAAGCACATTGACAGATGCACAGGAAGGTGCAGAGCCCATCCAGCCAAGGAAGCCTGCAGTGGAAAAGAAGATCAGCAGGAGAAAACCTCGGGTGAAATGGCCCGGAGCCTCCAAATAGAAAGGATGGGCAATCATAAACTCAGACCTAATCAGCATCCTACATGGACTAAAGGGCACCGTCGAAAGAAAGCTTGACAAGATGGGAAACATCTACAACTATGGGGCAGAACGATATGGAGCAAGAGTCAAAACGACAAAGGTAGTAACACCACAATGCAAGTCCAGACGGCAGCAGGAGATAGAATGCCCGATATGGGAGAGAAGACAACTTAAGAAGAAGTGGAGGAAGTGTTCAGACAGTGAGAAAGAAGGCATTAACAATCTCCAGGGAACCATCAAAAACCGGTTAACAGCCCTGAGACGAGCAGAAAACCTGCAAAAACAGCGGAAAAAGAAAAAACGTGCAAGATCAAGTTTTTTCTAGGACCCCTTTAAATTTGTGAAATCACTTTTCACTGAAGAAAAGGGGGCAAACCTAAAAACCCCTTAGCAGGAGCTGGAGAGACATCTGGAAGAAATGTTTGTGGATGACAAGAAGAACGTGCAGACAGTTATTCCATCGGACATCCCACCAATTGAACAACCACAACACCAGATGGACATTAGCCCCCCAAATTTGAATGAAGTGGAGAAAGCAGTAAAGCGGGCAAGAGCATCATCAGACCCAGGGCCAAATGGAGTTCCGTATCAACACTTCAAAAGTGCCCCTGATGTACTTTGCTTCCTGTGGCGGCTAATGAGGGTGGCTTGGGAGAAGGGAATCATACCCAAAGCATGGCGTAGGGCCGGGGAGTCTTGATTCCGAAGGAGAAGGAATCTACAGATATCAGCCAGTTCCGCCCCATCAGCCACCTCAATGTCGAGGGTAAGATTTTCTTCAGTGTAGTTGCCCAGAGGATGACCTACTACCTGGACAAGAACAGATTTGTGGATAGCTCAGTCCAAAAAACAGGAATCCCAGGGTTTTCCGGATGCCTCGAACACACCAGCATAATCTGGCATCGAATCCAGGCTGCGAAGAAAGAGAGGAGAGATCTCCACATCATCTTCCAAGACCCTGTCACCATGAGACGTTCTGGGGTTAAAGGAGCGAAACGTTGATGAATGGTGGTCCCCAGCTGATGACCCGTTTATGCCCACAGAGGTGTTAGTGGGGTGTCACAGCACACCTGTCAAAaggcactggaggaggtgcgtcaGGAAGCAATGCCCAGCAGGAATTCCATCACCTGTATCTTAATATGCGataatcatgggtactttaactttcttttttctttttttctttttcttttcctagtttatttcaaacatgacatacctacaacattttaactttaactttaaaatgaaTGGGCGGATGGAAAATGACATTCATTAAAgcacaacatttaaaaatgacatTTGGATGATACAATTGCATTTGTGGCTAAATTTTAggttgttttgtttggttaattTGAATTATGTAAGCAAGTATTTTACTgtaattaatccaaattccaaagtgtattaaatccatccatccattttctaccgcttattccctattggggtcgcggggggcgctggcgcctatctcagctacaatcgggcggaaggcggggtacaccctggacaagtcgccacctcatcgcagggccaatctgacaaaaaaaaaaaaagcattttagcAGCACTTAATGAAACACATATTTCTGTTCAACAGTGTGCCTCCGTGGCATCAAAGTTCACAGGAAGTGCTACCTTACAATTGAGGTACCCAAACACTACCACGAGGCGAATGAAGACTGCATCGCCCAAGGAGGTACCCTTGCTACGCCACGAGATGCTATGGAGAACAATGAACTGCGAGACTACGCTAAGAGAAGTTCTCCAGGCTCCAAGGACTTCTGGATCGGCGTGGCTGACATAGTGAAAGAAGGCCAGTATGTTGACGTCAACAGCCAGCCCGTGGTCTACCTCAACTGGGATCGCTCCAAGAAGCAGCCCACAGGAACCAAGAGGGAGAGCTGTGTGGCTCTTTCAGTAGCTTCACAGGGCAAGTGGTACGACGAGGTGTGTCGCAGCTTGAAAAAGTACATTTGTGAATATATTATCCCCTGAAGGCTACCCAGTGCTGTAGGCTTGATGACCAGCTACTTCCTTTGCAAGTCTATGGATGAAAGAAAGAGCATCTCTTGCCGAAAATGTGATGGTAAATGCAAAGTAAACATCATTGTTAGTATTGCCCAGTCCAAACACGCTGTTTAgttcagggatgtccaaagtgcggcctgatggccatttgcagcccaaagcttttttttattagctagcgatattttcaagaaaaaataaAAGCAACTCGGATTACaacatttcacaaaaaaataaaaatgtaatacatttgTGTAAATCCAAATAAGATCCAAAACCCAAAATGGCTGACGACCTCTGTGTCTAACAGTATATTGTATGGTCTTTGATGATTTTCGGGCATCCTATCATGATAAACGTGTCCAATTGTTTTGCAATACAGTAAGTTTTTAAGTGTGCTAAAGTCTTAAAACATGTTTAAGTTGGCGGAATTATATTTGTAAAGGGTTTTGATTAGATATTACACTCTAATTTGCTTTGCTACTTATCACATACAGCTAAGTTGTTGTGTGCCAATCGCTTGATTGACCGACTTTGTATTGTTTGAGTGTCTTTAGTGTACACAATTTACCAAAGTGCATGCCCTGTATCATTAAATTTTTCTGTATGCAACTTATGCAACTCTGACTGAAAAATATTTGGACAGCAGTGGTTTAGtagtacatttgttttaacataATCAATTTAAACTAAGTAATAAAAAATTAAGTATGAGAGTTACATTATTTTCTAGTTGTGACGTCTAGCCACTTTATAAATGTGTGCAATTAAAGCGGATTTCCCTTCACGATAGCTGGTGCTGCTCAGGAGTGCAATGATGCTCATCGCTTTTTATTTGCTGCATCTTTTATCAACCAGTCTGAAAATGTATGACAACCAACAAAGAATAAAGAACAATATGGCTGATTTATGGTTTCTGTGAGTACTTTTGAACTCCGAATGCCTCCCTAGaggggtgtttagggcacgtccaaccggtaggaggccacggggaagacccaggacacgttggaagactatctctcccggctggcctgggaacgcctcaggatcccccgtaagagctggatgaagtagctggggagaggaaagtctgggcttccctgcttacgctgctgcccccgcgaccagaccttggataagcggaagaagatggtgtGTACTTTTTAAATTCCCGTTGCATTTACCTcggcaaaaaaaaatcttactctTGCTTCCGTATTTTACAATATCTAACAGTTGCTTTTAGAGACATTTGGCTAAGAAACATCATAAGTAACtataaaaaagtaattaaaatcaaCATATAAATGCTGGTATTAATGTTGCCCCTGATTTTTTGCCTTTCACACTTTTACCAATTACTACCGCAAACTGTTACGGCGTCGTTTATAAACTGCTGTTACATAAAGTGTCCAGCAGAGAGTGCTCT
Above is a genomic segment from Nerophis ophidion isolate RoL-2023_Sa linkage group LG02, RoL_Noph_v1.0, whole genome shotgun sequence containing:
- the clec3a gene encoding tetranectin-like protein isoform X2 — its product is MARLGLPVFFVLCFSLFQSSYGLPPRIKKATEEDDFKGQLEKLWREVNLLKEMQALQTVCLRGIKVHRKCYLTIEVPKHYHEANEDCIAQGGTLATPRDAMENNELRDYAKRSSPGSKDFWIGVADIVKEGQYVDVNSQPVVYLNWDRSKKQPTGTKRESCVALSVASQGKWYDEVCRSLKKYICEYIIP
- the clec3a gene encoding tetranectin-like protein isoform X1, translating into MARLGLPVFFVLCFSLFQSSYGLPPRIKKATAAEEDDFKGQLEKLWREVNLLKEMQALQTVCLRGIKVHRKCYLTIEVPKHYHEANEDCIAQGGTLATPRDAMENNELRDYAKRSSPGSKDFWIGVADIVKEGQYVDVNSQPVVYLNWDRSKKQPTGTKRESCVALSVASQGKWYDEVCRSLKKYICEYIIP